A window from Telopea speciosissima isolate NSW1024214 ecotype Mountain lineage chromosome 8, Tspe_v1, whole genome shotgun sequence encodes these proteins:
- the LOC122672420 gene encoding transcription factor bHLH140: MECFPNSWCDVSVSISTTATTDTNNSKGKKAGNGKKKKNSSGNKAVKLSTDPQSVAARERRHRISDRFKILQSLVPGGTKMDTVSMLEEAIHYVKFLKTQIWLHQAMMSAAMAEEEDTLSVLPPPTSPYFLSPSFPTHQDSACSSVATPLTAVPDPMVTPLPSLPLYCFQTDENDHIMFSSTNSIKKELP, from the coding sequence ATGGAGTGTTTTCCTAACTCATGGTGTGatgtttctgtttctatttctaCAACAGCAACGACCGACACTAATAATAGCAAAGGAAAGAAAGCTGggaatggaaagaagaagaagaatagtagTGGTAACAAAGCAGTGAAGCTATCGACAGATCCACAGAGCGTGGCAGCCAGAGAGAGAAGGCATCGTATCAGTGATCGCTTCAAGATCTTGCAGAGTTTAGTACCTGGAGGAACAAAAATGGACACTGTTTCAATGTTGGAGGAAGCTATTCACTACGTGAAGTTTCTCAAAACACAGATATGGCTTCACCAAGCTATGATGAGTGCAGCTATGGCTGAGGAGGAGGATACCCTTTCTGTTCTTCCTCCTCCTACTTCTCCTTactttctctctccatcttttcCTACTCATCAAGACTCAGCTTGCTCGTCGGTGGCGACACCCTTAACCGCTGTGCCGGATCCAATGGTTACCCCACTTCCATCTCTGCCACTTTATTGCTTTCAAACTGATGAAAATGATCACATCATGTTCTCCTCCACTAATTCCATTAAAAAGGAATTGCCTTAA